Sequence from the Sphingobacteriaceae bacterium GW460-11-11-14-LB5 genome:
TGTTTTGTTGTATTCAGGTTAGGTGCATACAGCAGTAACCTCCGGAACGAAATAAAGAAGAGCAAAAAAATATACTTCTACGATACGGGGATTCGCAATGCAGTAATTGAAAATTTCAGTATGCTCGGATTGCGACAGGATGCTGGTCAGCTTTTCGAAAACTATATCGTTTCAGAATATATAAAGGCCAGTAACAATAAAAGAAAGCATGCGAAATATTATTTTTGGCGTAGTTTTCAACAGCAGGAAATTGATTTAATAGAAGAAATTGATGGAAAAATTAATGCGATAGAAATCAAATGGAACGAAAATAAAAAAGTCAGGTTTCCATCAACCTTTTTAGATGCATACAACACCAATGAAACACACGTTATAAATAAATCTAATTATACCAGCTTTCTGATATAATCTTTGCCAATAAAAAATGAAATTTATCAAATTATTAATCCTATTCGTTTTCTCAGCAATTGCTACAATTGCTCAAAATAGAATTCAGAACCTCGAAAAAGCTTTCAATAGTTTATTAAATGATGAACAGGCCAAACATGCCATTGTCTCACTTTGTGTTTTAGATGCCAATAGCGGAAAAACATTATTTGCTAAAAATGAGCAAATTGGACTGGCTACCGCTTCTACCCTAAAAACCATTACTGCGGCCACTGCTTTCAGTATTTTAGGAAAGGATTTTCAATTTCAAACCACGCTGGCCTATACCGGAACAATTACTACAGATGGCATATTAAAAGGAAATCTGATCATTATTGGCAATGGCGACCCAACATTGGGATCATGGCGTTATCAAAACAAAGAAAATGCGGTTTTAACGCAATGGGTTGCTGCCATAAAATCGGCAGGGATTAAAAAAATTGAAGGTGCAGTAATTGGTGACGATCGCATTTTCGGTACCCAAACTACACCCGAAGGTTGGGTTTGGCAAGATATTGGCAATTATTATGGTGCCGGAACTTCTGGTTTAGCCTGGCGCGAAAATCAATTCGACATCCATTTAAAACCTGGAAGTAACACATCGGATGAAGTAAAAATTGTAAAAACAGTTCCCGCTACTCCTTATGTGCAGCTGGTAAATGAATTAAAAACGGGTAGCTCGGGATCTGGTGACCGCGCTTATGCTTTCTTGCCTCCTTATAGTAATACGGCTTATATCCGCGGCAGCTGGGGCATGGGCATTGCAAAATCGGGAATATCAGTTGCCCTACCCGACCCTGCTTTTGATTGCGCATACCGTTTGCAGGATACCCTGCAAAGATTGGGCATTTCAACAAACCAGCCAGCCACTACAGCCCGGTTAATGCTGTTAAACAATCAGGTAATTCCTTCAGTTACACAAAAGATAAACACCATAAGCTCTCCAAATTTAAGCGAAATCACTTATTGGTTTTTAAAGAAAAGCATTAACCTGTATGGCGAAACACTTTTAAAAACCATTGCAATAAAATCGGGCAAGGCAGCTACAACAAGTAAAGGTGCTGAAACCGAGATCAATTTCTGGGCGGATAAGGGCATCGATAAAACGGCCCTCAACATCATTGATGGCAGCGGACTCTCTCCAGGCGATAGAATAACAACTTCGGCAATGGCCAGTGTACTTTTCCAAATCCAAAAGGAAAACTGGTTTCCTGATTTCTATAAAGCTTTGCCAGAATACAATGGCATGAAAATTAAAAGCGGAACCATAAATGATGTTTCGGCATTTGCCGGTTACCATACCGATGCTGCAGGGAATAAATACGTTGTAGTGATCAACATCAATAATTATAGCGGAAGTGGAATTAATAAGAAGTTATTCAACGTATTAGACGCGCTAAAGTAGTATCAGCACAAAACTTGAGTATTTAAATTATTCCGTCAATTGCTTTCAGCAGCCTGCTTTTTCCTGATCCATTACTGCCTTTTATCCAGAAAATACCTTCAGGAATTTTAATATTATCTATCTTTAAAACAAGATGATTGAAATAAGATTTTTCAAACTGATTGAAGTATAACATAAAATCATTTTATTTCTGACTTTATTTTTAATCAAAAGTTACAGGCCTTATTTATCCCGATAAAATTAGATACGATGCAATTAGTTTTACGCCCTTACCAAGCCAGTGATCTTGAAAGTTTGGTTAAATACGCCAATAATTTTAATATTTCGAAAAACTTAACCAATAAATTCCCTTTCCCTTATGAAAAAAAAGATGGCGAAGCTTTTATTCAACTGGCCTTAAGTCACAAACCATTGCAAATCAAAGCCATTGTAGTCAATAATGAAGTAATTGGGTCGATAGGCGTACATCAACTGACTGATATCTATAGTAAAAGTGCAGAAATCGGCTACTGGATTGCTGAAGATTTTTGGGGCAAGGGCATCGTTCCACTTGCTGTTAAAGAAATGTTGAGGTATGGTTTCGAAACATTTGATATTGAAAGGATTTTTGCACGTACTTCTCATGTAAACTTAGCATCGCAACAGGTTTTAAAAAAAGCAGGTTTTATTTTCGAGGCGGAGTTGAAAGGAACCATTTTTAAAAACGGGGAATATTTTGATGAATTAATTTTTGGATTCAGGAAACATCAGCTCAGCTCAGAACAACATTAAAACATTTTGTTAAAGCCGAAGCTTATTGCGTAAATTAGTACAAACCAAAAACAACAAAGCAATGAAATTATTCAACAAAATTACAGCACTGTTTATCATGCTATTAGGTGTGGTAGATTTAGCAAACGCACAGGATTTAAAAATACCGCAACCCAGTAGCGGGCAAACCATTATCCAGGATTTTGGATTAGGCAAAATCACTTTAACCTACTCCCGTCCGAATGTAAAGGGCCGAAAAATATTTGGTGGCATGGAACCCATGGGCGTGGTTTGGCGTACAGGAGCAAACGCCGCTACACGTATTAAATTTACCGATGATGTTAAAATTGAAGGGAAAGACTTGCCAGCCGGCGAATATGCTTTATTCAGCATACCTGATAAAAATGAATGGACCGTTATTTTTAACAAAACCGCTAATCAATGGGGTGCCTACGAGTATAAAGAAAGTGGTGATGCACTACGTGTAAAAGTAAAAACAATAGCTTTAAAGGATAAAGTGGAAACTCTTACCATGCAATTTTCGGCTGTTAGCGAAACTTCTGCAACGTTAAATATGATGTGGGAGAACAATGCCTTTGCCATTAATATTACGACTTCTATTGATGAAAAAGTGATGGCCAATATTGCTGAAGCGATGAAAGGCGAAAAAAAGCCATACTATAATGCAGCAATGTACTATTACCAAAATGGAAAAGATTTAAAAACTGCATTAGAATGGATGAGTGAAGTAGAAAAATCGGATATGAAAGCCCCATGGTTTAAATACTGGAAAGGCCGCATTCAACTAAAAATGGGTGATAAAGCCGGTGCAGAAGCTAGCGCTAAAGCGGGCCTAGCTTTAGCAACTGAAGCAAAAGTAGATGAATATATACGCTTAAATTCTCAATTATTGGCTGAAGCTAAAAAATAAAGAATCGTCATTTCGACCGTAGCGGAGAAATCTATCTGCATGATATTGTACATAGATCTCTCTCCCGAAAATTCGGGACTGTGCTTCAGTCGAGATGACGACTTTCATCCGGCATTACAGATAGCCAATATTAACTTAAAATTAACCGTTGGTTAACTTGAACAACTATCATAACATTAACCCTCAAAAGGCTTTATTTATTTAAAAAATATACTAACTTTGATGTTGCGCTTAGTAATTGTACTTTGTACACTAAGCAGATTAAAAAATCAACAAAAAATTAAATAAAAATGAGCATAATCGTTAATGTCCATGCCAGACAAATTCTCGATTCGAGAGGCAATCCAACAGTAGAAGTAGAAGTTGTAACAGAAGCAGGCGCTTTTGGCCGTGCTGCTGTACCAAGCGGTGCATCTACTGGACAATATGAGGCTGTTGAATTACGTGATGGTGATAAATCTACATATTTAGGTAAAGGTGTTTTAAAAGCTGTAGAAAATGTAAATACTAAAATTGCGGATGCATTAAGAGGTATTGATGTTTTTGAGCAAAATACAATTGATAAAATCATGTTGGACCTAGATGGTACCGAAAACAAAGGTAACTTAGGTGCTAACGCAATTTTAGGCGTTTCTTTAGCGGTTGCTAAAGCTGCTGCTGATGAAATCGGCCAGCCATTATACCGTTACATTGGTGGTGTTAATGCAAACACTTTACCAATCCCGATGATGAATATCATTAACGGTGGTTCTCACTCTGATGCCCCTATCGCATTTCAGGAATTTATGATTATGCCAGTTGGTGCTCCTTCTTTCTCTGAGGCTTTACGTTGGGGAACTGAAGTTTTCCATAGCTTGAAAAAAATTCTTCACGATAGAGGTTTATCTACTGCAGTAGGTGATGAAGGTGGTTTTGCACCAACTTTCGATGGTACTGAAGATGCTATTGAAACAGTATTAAAAGCAATTGAAACCGCTGGTTACAAACCAGGCTCTCAAATCTGTTTAGCTTTAGACTGTGCTTCATCTGAGTTTTACAAAGATGGTAAATATGATTATACCAAATTTGAAGGCGCAACTGGCGTAATTCGTTCAAGCGAAGAGCAGGCACAATATTTAGCAGATCTTTCTGCAAAATATCCAATTATCTCTATTGAAGATGGTATGGATGAAAACGACTGGACTGGCTGGAAAAGCTTAACAGATAAAATTGGTGACCATGTTCAATTGGTTGGTGATGATTTATTTGTAACTAACGTTACGCGTTTACAACGTGGTATCGACGAAGATACCGCTAACTCAATCTTAGTAAAAGTTAACCAGATTGGTTCTTTAACTGAAACCATCAATGCAGTAACTTTAGCGCAAAACAGTGGTTATACTTCGGTAATGAGTCACCGTTCTGGCGAAACAGAAGATGTTACGATTGCTGATTTAGCTGTTGCATTAAACTGCGGACAGATTAAAACCGGTTCTGCATCACGTTCAGACAGGATTGCAAAATACAATCAATTATTACGTATTGAAGAAGAATTGGGTGAAAACGCTCGTTTCATCGGTTCAAAATTCAAATACGCTAAAAAATAACCCCTAAATCCCCTAAAGGGGACTAAGAATAATGCCAAAAGCCCCTTTAGGGGTTTGGGGTGTTAACAAGTTGAAAAACTTATTTGTAAAACATCCGGAGATTTTAAATCTTCGGATGTTTTTATTTACATTTACGTCATTGCGAGGCACGAAGCAATCTTACTACCTTGAGCTTGACTGATAAAAACTTATTGCTTTGAGATTGCTTCGTACCTCGCAATGACGATTTTTTGAGAAATATATGAAACGTTTAATAGATCTTTTCCGCAACAAATATTTCCTTGCTACTGTCGCTTTTGCGATGTGGATGCTATTTTTCGATAAAAACGATATGATGTCGCAGTACGAATACCGCAGCCAGGCGAATAAACTGCAGGAAGAGAAGGAATATTTCGAGAAAGAGACTGCCCAGGTTAAAAAAGATTTAAACGAGCTGAATACCAACCTCAATACCGCTGAAAAATTTGCCCGCGAAAAATACTTCATGAAAAAAGACAATGAAGATGTTTTCGTGATTATCCAGGAAGAGAAGAAGGATTAGCGTATGGCGCTGGGCGTTTAGCGTTTAAGTTATCTTCCTTTAGTCTCGTCCTCCTGAACTTGTTTCAGGATCTAAAGCAAAAGAATTTTGATTGGCTGTTTGCAGTCAGCAATTTAACCATTCAACAATTTATCAGTTAACCGATTAACCCATTCAAACAGTTAACCAATCGAATGCTCCACATCCTCTACATTATTGCTATAACAGCTGAAGCCATGACCGCAGCACTTTCT
This genomic interval carries:
- a CDS encoding D-alanyl-D-alanine carboxypeptidase/D-alanyl-D-alanine-endopeptidase, which gives rise to MKFIKLLILFVFSAIATIAQNRIQNLEKAFNSLLNDEQAKHAIVSLCVLDANSGKTLFAKNEQIGLATASTLKTITAATAFSILGKDFQFQTTLAYTGTITTDGILKGNLIIIGNGDPTLGSWRYQNKENAVLTQWVAAIKSAGIKKIEGAVIGDDRIFGTQTTPEGWVWQDIGNYYGAGTSGLAWRENQFDIHLKPGSNTSDEVKIVKTVPATPYVQLVNELKTGSSGSGDRAYAFLPPYSNTAYIRGSWGMGIAKSGISVALPDPAFDCAYRLQDTLQRLGISTNQPATTARLMLLNNQVIPSVTQKINTISSPNLSEITYWFLKKSINLYGETLLKTIAIKSGKAATTSKGAETEINFWADKGIDKTALNIIDGSGLSPGDRITTSAMASVLFQIQKENWFPDFYKALPEYNGMKIKSGTINDVSAFAGYHTDAAGNKYVVVININNYSGSGINKKLFNVLDALK
- a CDS encoding GNAT family N-acetyltransferase; the encoded protein is MQLVLRPYQASDLESLVKYANNFNISKNLTNKFPFPYEKKDGEAFIQLALSHKPLQIKAIVVNNEVIGSIGVHQLTDIYSKSAEIGYWIAEDFWGKGIVPLAVKEMLRYGFETFDIERIFARTSHVNLASQQVLKKAGFIFEAELKGTIFKNGEYFDELIFGFRKHQLSSEQH
- a CDS encoding phosphopyruvate hydratase, with amino-acid sequence MSIIVNVHARQILDSRGNPTVEVEVVTEAGAFGRAAVPSGASTGQYEAVELRDGDKSTYLGKGVLKAVENVNTKIADALRGIDVFEQNTIDKIMLDLDGTENKGNLGANAILGVSLAVAKAAADEIGQPLYRYIGGVNANTLPIPMMNIINGGSHSDAPIAFQEFMIMPVGAPSFSEALRWGTEVFHSLKKILHDRGLSTAVGDEGGFAPTFDGTEDAIETVLKAIETAGYKPGSQICLALDCASSEFYKDGKYDYTKFEGATGVIRSSEEQAQYLADLSAKYPIISIEDGMDENDWTGWKSLTDKIGDHVQLVGDDLFVTNVTRLQRGIDEDTANSILVKVNQIGSLTETINAVTLAQNSGYTSVMSHRSGETEDVTIADLAVALNCGQIKTGSASRSDRIAKYNQLLRIEEELGENARFIGSKFKYAKK
- a CDS encoding septum formation initiator → MKRLIDLFRNKYFLATVAFAMWMLFFDKNDMMSQYEYRSQANKLQEEKEYFEKETAQVKKDLNELNTNLNTAEKFAREKYFMKKDNEDVFVIIQEEKKD